In a genomic window of beta proteobacterium MWH-UniP1:
- the plsX gene encoding phosphate acyltransferase PlsX, which yields MTSQGVCVAVDCMGGDHGLPTTIPAVLAFLGESPENRVLLVGLEPQVSQALAAQSVSASLRSRIEILAADEVVAMDDPPAIALRNKRRSSMRLAIEAVKEGRAQAAISAGNTGALMAIARYVLKTIEGIDRPAIATALPNRTGGVTTMLDLGANVDCSADHLLQFALMGSALVSVIDCKERPSVGLLNVGEEVIKGNDTVKLAGEMLRASHLNFYGNVEGDDIFKGTTDVIVCDGFVGNVALKTSEGLAQMLRSFIKEEFTRTIWTKVMAMIASPVLKRFSRRVDHRRYNGASLLGLRGIVIKSHGSADAVAFRHALHRAANAASHGLNEKIAQALEQSHKDIAQRLSTTAGASVPASVSDTSGMVSDTVPDTMRGTASDTVSS from the coding sequence TTGACTTCCCAGGGGGTCTGCGTTGCCGTCGATTGCATGGGCGGCGACCACGGTCTACCGACCACAATTCCAGCGGTCCTTGCTTTTCTGGGTGAAAGCCCAGAAAACAGGGTCCTATTGGTTGGTTTAGAGCCCCAAGTCTCACAGGCCCTCGCGGCCCAATCCGTCTCGGCGAGTCTTCGCAGCCGGATTGAAATTCTGGCCGCCGACGAAGTGGTGGCCATGGATGATCCACCGGCCATTGCGCTTCGGAATAAGCGCCGCTCCTCCATGCGGCTTGCTATCGAAGCCGTGAAAGAGGGCCGTGCCCAGGCCGCCATTAGTGCCGGCAACACGGGTGCCTTAATGGCGATCGCCCGCTACGTTTTAAAAACGATCGAGGGTATTGATCGCCCGGCGATTGCCACCGCGCTACCGAATCGCACTGGCGGTGTCACCACCATGCTGGATCTGGGGGCCAATGTGGATTGCAGTGCAGATCATCTGCTGCAGTTTGCGCTCATGGGGTCGGCCTTGGTGTCAGTGATTGACTGCAAAGAGCGGCCCTCGGTTGGTTTGCTGAATGTTGGCGAAGAAGTCATCAAGGGCAACGACACCGTCAAGCTCGCCGGTGAAATGTTGCGTGCTAGCCATCTGAATTTTTACGGTAATGTCGAGGGCGACGATATCTTCAAAGGCACCACCGATGTGATTGTCTGTGATGGCTTTGTTGGCAATGTGGCGTTGAAGACTTCCGAAGGCCTTGCCCAGATGTTGCGCAGCTTTATTAAAGAAGAATTCACACGAACAATTTGGACCAAGGTCATGGCCATGATTGCCTCGCCGGTGCTGAAGCGTTTTTCGCGCCGGGTGGATCATCGTCGCTACAACGGCGCATCGCTTTTGGGTCTGCGCGGTATTGTTATCAAAAGTCACGGTTCGGCGGATGCGGTTGCTTTCCGGCATGCCCTGCATCGTGCGGCTAATGCGGCTTCCCATGGCTTAAATGAAAAAATCGCCCAGGCGTTAGAGCAATCTCACAAAGACATCGCGCAGCGGCTCTCCACCACAGCCGGCGCTTCGGTGCCTGCCTCGGTGTCAGACACCTCAGGCATGGTGTCAGACACCGTGCCTGACACCATGCGTGGCACCGCATCGGACACTGTTTCCAGCTAG
- a CDS encoding YceD family protein encodes MSPKSEHTPETNFRVDLHLSAPVLEKALSLGRLPAKGALGLSALPRLENEVLGVDGPVSWAFAPDAKVPGPGRRRRRWWLTVQAGLVCTCERCLTPVHLSLSTRRGFEFCESAAQADAQSLRLEEAELEADPDIELVDYLSPEDEMTIAKLVEDELLLNLPMAPKHDGCKLPAELAGPGDSGDAVSRGLASAPESAEPEVVRPFLGLKDLLKKR; translated from the coding sequence ATGAGTCCCAAATCTGAACACACGCCCGAGACGAATTTTCGGGTCGATCTGCATCTGAGCGCCCCGGTCTTGGAAAAAGCACTTAGCCTTGGCCGCTTACCTGCCAAAGGGGCGCTTGGCCTATCGGCACTCCCCCGGCTTGAAAATGAGGTGCTTGGCGTGGATGGCCCGGTGTCTTGGGCCTTTGCTCCCGACGCCAAGGTGCCCGGTCCTGGCCGCCGCCGCAGGCGCTGGTGGTTGACGGTTCAGGCGGGCCTGGTCTGCACCTGCGAGCGCTGCCTGACCCCCGTTCATTTGAGCCTTTCAACGCGGCGCGGTTTTGAATTCTGCGAGTCTGCCGCCCAGGCCGATGCCCAGTCCTTGCGACTGGAAGAGGCGGAACTCGAGGCGGATCCCGATATTGAGCTGGTGGACTACCTGTCCCCGGAAGATGAGATGACGATCGCCAAGCTGGTCGAGGACGAGCTTTTGCTGAATTTGCCGATGGCACCCAAGCACGATGGTTGTAAGTTGCCGGCAGAGCTGGCCGGCCCCGGGGATAGCGGGGACGCCGTGTCCCGTGGTCTGGCGTCTGCGCCAGAGTCGGCCGAGCCCGAGGTGGTTCGGCCGTTTTTGGGGCTTAAAGACCTGCTGAAGAAACGCTAA
- the acpP gene encoding acyl carrier protein has translation MEDIQKRVIGIVSEQLGVKIEDVKNESKFVDDLGADSLDTVELVMALEDAFGCEIPDEEAEKITTVQQAIDYVTTHLKK, from the coding sequence ATGGAAGACATTCAAAAGCGCGTTATTGGTATCGTTTCGGAACAACTTGGCGTCAAGATCGAAGACGTCAAAAACGAGTCCAAGTTTGTAGACGACCTGGGCGCTGACTCTCTCGACACCGTCGAACTCGTAATGGCCTTAGAAGATGCCTTCGGCTGTGAAATCCCTGACGAAGAAGCCGAAAAGATCACCACGGTCCAGCAGGCGATCGACTACGTCACGACCCACCTGAAAAAGTAA
- a CDS encoding HAD-IA family hydrolase has translation MQSLGAVELVIFDWDGTVVDSTPTITQAILNACRDIGVGVPAEQDASWVIGLGLQDALSRIAPNLSADQQARLTDRFRFHYLSHDKALRPFPGMTAVFDHLKEAGLPLAVATGKSRVGLERAFDATSTRHYFDTSRCADETDPKPAPTMVLEICEELSISPAAALVIGDTTHDILMAQSAGASALAVGYGAHQTQDLLQAKPLGCMQSVTELQNWIRQWITT, from the coding sequence ATGCAATCGCTTGGTGCTGTGGAGTTGGTCATTTTTGACTGGGATGGAACTGTGGTGGATTCAACACCAACGATCACTCAGGCGATATTGAATGCCTGTCGCGACATTGGTGTGGGTGTGCCTGCCGAGCAAGATGCCAGCTGGGTCATTGGCCTGGGCTTGCAAGATGCGCTGTCGCGCATTGCACCGAATTTGTCAGCGGATCAGCAGGCCAGGCTAACGGACCGGTTTCGTTTTCATTACCTGTCGCATGACAAGGCGCTGCGGCCCTTTCCGGGCATGACTGCTGTGTTTGATCACTTAAAAGAAGCAGGGCTGCCGCTTGCCGTGGCGACCGGAAAATCCCGTGTGGGGCTTGAGCGTGCCTTTGATGCCACCAGCACACGGCATTACTTTGATACGTCGCGCTGCGCCGATGAGACGGACCCAAAGCCGGCCCCCACCATGGTCTTGGAAATTTGTGAAGAGCTTTCTATTTCCCCAGCCGCGGCCCTGGTGATTGGTGACACAACCCATGATATTTTGATGGCCCAGTCTGCTGGCGCATCGGCATTGGCCGTGGGTTATGGCGCCCATCAGACACAGGACTTATTACAGGCCAAGCCATTGGGCTGCATGCAATCGGTCACTGAACTTCAGAATTGGATTCGGCAATGGATAACGACTTAA
- a CDS encoding MucB/RseB C-terminal domain-containing protein: MMLRGALAISLSLGLASFGVQAADPLDATSAKVIIDRIQAAGNSLVFTGTFVHQQDTVLHTSKIVQRIDSRQPVTKVQSLEGHQREIIKTPAETRVYMAERQLVKVDQTGQPRAAFPAMFVGESASIVRNYDMVKGGSMRIADVDAQEYQLKPKFDSRWPIRFWVDKRSGLVVKCQKLGSDGRAVEQAAFTELNLNARPSAASVAVSFAGARQWETHDASLSPLAAPPLLKFKPETLKGFDLVGVYQKPQNASNDTIETRRYVFSDGVAFVSVFIQPKSSGPLTDRARRKGALSMLSREIQNAWVTVIGDLPPEAVNQFAQTIEWK; encoded by the coding sequence ATGATGCTGCGGGGTGCGCTTGCGATTAGCCTGTCGTTGGGTCTTGCCAGCTTTGGGGTTCAGGCCGCCGACCCGTTGGATGCCACGTCGGCAAAGGTCATCATTGACCGTATTCAGGCCGCAGGCAACAGCCTCGTTTTCACCGGCACCTTTGTGCATCAGCAAGACACGGTGCTGCACACCTCAAAGATTGTGCAGCGTATCGATTCGCGACAGCCTGTGACCAAAGTCCAGTCGCTCGAAGGCCATCAGCGTGAAATTATCAAAACACCGGCCGAGACCCGCGTTTACATGGCCGAGCGTCAGCTGGTAAAGGTCGATCAGACCGGCCAACCCCGTGCGGCATTTCCTGCAATGTTTGTAGGCGAGTCAGCCAGCATTGTTCGTAACTACGACATGGTCAAGGGCGGCTCCATGCGAATCGCCGATGTCGATGCCCAGGAATATCAACTCAAGCCGAAGTTTGACTCGCGTTGGCCCATTCGCTTCTGGGTAGATAAGCGCAGCGGTCTGGTGGTGAAGTGCCAAAAACTTGGCAGTGATGGCCGTGCAGTAGAGCAGGCCGCTTTTACAGAACTCAATCTCAATGCGCGGCCCTCTGCTGCAAGCGTGGCCGTATCGTTTGCCGGGGCCCGGCAGTGGGAAACCCACGACGCATCGCTAAGCCCATTGGCCGCACCGCCACTACTGAAGTTCAAGCCCGAAACACTCAAGGGCTTTGATCTGGTGGGTGTGTATCAAAAGCCACAAAACGCATCAAACGACACGATCGAGACACGTCGCTATGTCTTCTCCGATGGTGTCGCCTTTGTATCTGTGTTTATTCAGCCGAAATCATCGGGGCCGCTCACGGATCGTGCCCGCCGTAAGGGGGCGCTGTCCATGTTGTCTCGTGAGATTCAAAACGCCTGGGTCACCGTCATTGGTGATCTTCCGCCCGAAGCCGTAAATCAATTTGCCCAAACTATCGAATGGAAATGA
- the rpmF gene encoding 50S ribosomal protein L32 translates to MAVQQNKKSPSKRGMHRAHDFLTNPPTAVEPTTGEVHLRHHISPSGYYRGKKVVKTKDVA, encoded by the coding sequence ATGGCTGTCCAACAAAATAAGAAGTCGCCGTCTAAGCGCGGCATGCATCGTGCCCACGATTTCCTGACCAACCCGCCAACTGCGGTTGAACCCACCACGGGCGAAGTCCATCTGCGTCACCACATCAGCCCGTCTGGCTACTATCGCGGCAAGAAAGTCGTCAAAACGAAAGACGTTGCCTGA
- the fabD gene encoding ACP S-malonyltransferase — MKNLAFVFPGQGSQTVGMLAGFAGNTAVAAAMQEASDALGQDLSALIHDGPAEALNLTVNTQPVMLASSIAFYRAWLAAGGATPTWAAGHSLGEYSALTAAGVFSLADATKAVRFRAEQMQSAVPVGVGGMAAILGMDSAQVIAACADAAQGQVVEAVNFNAPDQTVVAGHKEAVDRVCALVKERGAKRALPLPVSAPFHSSLLAPAAQALRGYLSGMALSAPKISVVNNVDVAIETDSVRIQDALSRQAMSPVRWVEVIQSLEKNGVTTIIECGPGKVLCGLIKRIAPAITTFAINDQASLDAALAGIASQS; from the coding sequence ATGAAAAATCTCGCATTTGTTTTTCCCGGGCAGGGCTCACAGACAGTGGGCATGCTCGCTGGCTTTGCAGGTAACACCGCAGTGGCAGCTGCCATGCAAGAAGCGTCCGACGCCCTTGGCCAAGACTTGTCGGCCCTGATTCACGACGGCCCCGCAGAAGCGCTTAACTTAACGGTGAACACACAGCCCGTCATGCTGGCCAGTTCCATTGCGTTTTATCGCGCATGGCTGGCTGCCGGTGGCGCCACGCCCACATGGGCGGCTGGCCACAGCTTGGGTGAGTATTCTGCGTTAACGGCAGCAGGTGTTTTTTCCTTGGCCGATGCCACCAAGGCCGTGCGTTTTCGTGCCGAGCAGATGCAATCGGCCGTGCCGGTTGGCGTGGGCGGCATGGCGGCAATTCTGGGAATGGACTCTGCCCAAGTGATTGCAGCTTGTGCCGATGCGGCCCAGGGCCAGGTAGTCGAGGCGGTGAACTTTAATGCGCCTGATCAAACCGTTGTGGCCGGTCACAAAGAAGCAGTGGACCGTGTCTGTGCGCTGGTGAAAGAGCGTGGCGCCAAGCGTGCGCTTCCACTTCCTGTGTCCGCACCATTTCATTCCAGTCTGTTGGCGCCAGCCGCGCAAGCCTTGCGCGGGTATCTCTCTGGCATGGCGCTTTCTGCCCCAAAAATTTCAGTCGTGAACAACGTCGATGTCGCCATTGAAACCGACTCGGTACGAATCCAAGACGCACTTTCACGGCAGGCCATGAGCCCTGTTCGCTGGGTGGAAGTCATCCAGTCTTTAGAGAAAAATGGCGTGACCACCATCATCGAGTGTGGCCCGGGCAAAGTCCTGTGCGGGCTTATCAAGCGGATCGCGCCGGCCATCACTACCTTTGCGATCAATGACCAGGCTAGCTTAGACGCTGCGCTGGCGGGCATTGCTTCCCAGTCATAA
- the fabF gene encoding beta-ketoacyl-ACP synthase II: MSGPSSLGAAGRRRVVVTGLGCVSPVGNSIQAAWQQVLAGKSGIATVTKFDHSSLPVHFAGEVKDFNIEDYLPAKEARHMDTFIHYGIAAGLQALDDSGLQVTEANAERIGAFVGSGIGGLPLIEETHAEYTNRGARRISPFFVPGSIINMISGHISILRNLKGPNIAAVTACTTGLHSIGLAMRLIQYGDADAMLAGGAESTISPLGIGGFAAARALSTRNDDPATASRPWDKDRDGFVLGEGAGVLMLEEYEHAKARGAKIYCELSGFGMSGDAFHMTAPNMDGPRRCMVNALKDAGISADQVNYVNAHGTSTPLGDKNETEAIKAALGEQAKKIVVNSTKSMTGHLLGGAGGLESVFTVLALHHQKSPPTINIFNQDPECDLDYCANTARDLKIDVAVKNNFGFGGTNGTVVFRRI; encoded by the coding sequence ATGAGCGGTCCTTCCTCTCTGGGCGCCGCGGGTCGGCGCCGTGTAGTGGTTACCGGCCTTGGGTGCGTCTCCCCAGTGGGAAATAGCATCCAGGCCGCGTGGCAGCAGGTTCTTGCCGGAAAGTCCGGCATCGCCACTGTCACCAAATTCGACCACTCCAGCCTGCCGGTTCACTTTGCCGGCGAGGTTAAAGATTTCAATATTGAAGACTATCTGCCCGCCAAAGAGGCGCGGCACATGGATACCTTTATCCATTACGGCATTGCCGCTGGTCTTCAAGCCCTGGACGACTCTGGCCTGCAGGTCACCGAAGCCAATGCAGAGCGGATCGGCGCCTTTGTGGGGTCCGGAATTGGGGGCCTGCCGCTGATCGAAGAGACCCATGCGGAATACACCAACCGCGGTGCCCGCCGCATCTCCCCATTTTTTGTGCCAGGCTCGATCATCAACATGATCTCTGGCCACATCAGCATTCTGCGCAACCTAAAGGGCCCCAATATCGCTGCGGTAACCGCCTGCACCACAGGCCTGCACAGCATTGGTCTGGCCATGCGCCTGATCCAATACGGCGATGCCGATGCCATGTTGGCGGGCGGTGCCGAGTCCACCATTTCCCCGCTGGGCATTGGTGGGTTCGCAGCGGCGCGGGCACTTTCTACCCGTAACGACGACCCAGCGACCGCATCCCGGCCGTGGGACAAAGACCGCGATGGCTTTGTGCTGGGCGAGGGCGCGGGCGTCCTCATGCTAGAAGAATACGAACACGCCAAGGCGCGTGGTGCCAAGATCTACTGTGAGTTGTCTGGTTTTGGCATGTCTGGGGATGCCTTCCACATGACCGCACCGAACATGGACGGCCCGCGCCGTTGCATGGTCAATGCCCTGAAAGATGCGGGCATCTCGGCCGATCAGGTGAACTATGTCAACGCCCACGGCACATCCACCCCTCTGGGCGATAAAAACGAGACCGAGGCGATCAAGGCAGCCCTGGGTGAGCAGGCCAAAAAAATCGTGGTGAACTCGACCAAGTCGATGACCGGCCATCTTCTGGGTGGTGCTGGCGGCCTGGAGTCCGTTTTCACGGTCTTGGCCCTGCACCATCAGAAGAGCCCGCCCACCATCAACATCTTTAACCAAGATCCAGAGTGCGATCTGGATTACTGCGCCAATACCGCCCGTGATCTGAAGATCGATGTGGCTGTGAAGAACAACTTTGGCTTTGGGGGCACCAACGGCACTGTGGTCTTTCGCCGCATTTAA
- a CDS encoding Maf family nucleotide pyrophosphatase — translation MTTRIILASSSPYRKALLSRLGLPFETLSPDIDESPLSGEGFVDTAIRLAKEKARVISVNAPEAIVIGSDQVACCGDYRLDKPGNAATALEQLQRQRGNVSEFHTAMCVMAEGGKKSFSDVVTIRVKFRSAQELSDAHLKRYIALEQPFDCAGSAKSEGLGITLMESFTGSDPTALVGLPLITLSARLRQLGVDPLAAQ, via the coding sequence ATGACAACAAGAATCATCCTTGCTTCCTCAAGCCCCTACCGGAAAGCCCTGCTCTCGCGATTGGGCCTGCCGTTTGAGACCTTGAGTCCTGACATTGATGAATCGCCACTGTCAGGCGAAGGGTTTGTGGACACGGCAATTCGTCTGGCCAAAGAAAAAGCCCGCGTCATTTCGGTGAACGCACCAGAGGCCATCGTCATTGGCTCAGACCAGGTGGCCTGCTGCGGTGATTACCGACTCGACAAACCGGGCAATGCGGCCACTGCTTTAGAACAACTCCAACGCCAACGGGGCAATGTCTCGGAGTTTCACACCGCAATGTGTGTCATGGCCGAGGGCGGCAAGAAAAGTTTTTCCGATGTGGTCACCATCCGAGTGAAGTTCCGTAGCGCGCAAGAACTGAGCGATGCACATCTCAAACGCTACATCGCGCTGGAACAGCCTTTCGACTGCGCTGGCTCGGCTAAATCTGAAGGACTTGGCATCACACTGATGGAATCTTTTACCGGAAGTGACCCCACCGCCCTGGTGGGACTGCCGCTGATTACGCTGTCGGCTCGATTACGCCAGCTTGGCGTGGACCCTTTGGCTGCGCAATAA
- a CDS encoding beta-ketoacyl-ACP synthase III, which yields MEIFSKIVGTGRALPGAPVTNAELAKRLAQSGIETSDEWIRERTGIAQRHIAADDVNSSDLAAEAGAKALAAAGIAPADVDLVIVATSTPDMIFPSTACLVQKKLGISGSPAFDVQAVCSGFVYAMSTADLYIKAGKAKNALVIGAEVFSRIMDWSDRTTCVLFGDGAGAVVLKADSSPGILGHRLHARGEYENILRTPGMIYNGQISGHPFLTMDGQAVFKLAVQVLESVAREVLDDVGMQVSDIDWLIPHQANIRILQATAKRLGIDESKVVVTVDQQANTSAASVPIALDVAVRDGRIKSGQRIMLQGVGGGFTWGAVLAQM from the coding sequence ATGGAAATCTTTTCAAAAATAGTGGGCACTGGCCGGGCACTACCCGGCGCACCTGTGACCAATGCCGAGCTGGCCAAACGCCTTGCCCAGTCGGGCATTGAAACCTCTGACGAATGGATTCGTGAGCGCACGGGCATTGCCCAGCGGCATATCGCTGCAGACGATGTCAATAGCAGTGATCTCGCGGCCGAGGCGGGCGCAAAAGCCTTGGCAGCTGCTGGCATTGCGCCGGCAGATGTTGATCTTGTGATTGTGGCGACCTCAACGCCCGACATGATTTTCCCTTCGACGGCTTGTCTGGTGCAAAAGAAGCTGGGCATCTCGGGTTCGCCTGCCTTTGATGTGCAGGCCGTCTGCAGTGGGTTTGTCTATGCGATGTCGACTGCTGATTTGTATATCAAGGCAGGCAAGGCCAAAAACGCCTTGGTGATTGGTGCCGAAGTGTTTTCGCGCATCATGGATTGGTCGGATCGCACCACCTGTGTGTTGTTTGGTGATGGCGCGGGTGCGGTGGTACTTAAGGCAGATTCAAGCCCCGGCATTTTGGGCCACCGGCTGCATGCCCGTGGTGAATACGAAAACATCCTGCGCACGCCGGGCATGATTTACAACGGCCAGATTAGTGGCCACCCGTTTTTAACCATGGACGGTCAGGCGGTATTTAAGCTGGCAGTGCAAGTCTTAGAGAGCGTGGCCCGTGAAGTTTTAGACGACGTTGGCATGCAGGTGAGCGATATCGATTGGCTCATTCCGCATCAGGCCAATATCCGAATTCTGCAAGCCACAGCGAAACGCCTTGGCATTGATGAATCCAAAGTGGTGGTCACGGTAGATCAGCAGGCGAACACCTCGGCGGCATCGGTGCCGATTGCACTTGATGTCGCGGTACGCGATGGCCGCATCAAATCAGGTCAACGCATCATGCTACAGGGCGTAGGCGGTGGCTTCACCTGGGGCGCAGTATTGGCGCAGATGTAA
- a CDS encoding S49 family peptidase, with product MDNDLIEKVLLANVQEQRRSRRWANFWRFASFSLILLVALFSFFGGGSTSMPHPTTRHTAMINLKGVIASDSKASADVMTASLRDAFENKHAAGIVLRVNSPGGSPVQSGIVFDEIRRLKAIHKDKPVIAVVEDVAASGGYYVAAAADSIYVDKASLVGSIGVRMDGFGFTDAMKKLGVERRLLTAGENKALLDPFLPVDPKQKAAVQSMLGEVHQQFITAVKQGRGDRLKPNPDMFTGMVWTGARSIELGLTDAFGTVDSVARDVIKAEEVVDYTLQPTLAERLADRFGAGLGDAVAKAMLRWSIY from the coding sequence ATGGATAACGACTTAATCGAAAAAGTATTACTGGCCAATGTGCAAGAGCAGCGTCGCTCGCGGCGGTGGGCAAACTTCTGGCGTTTTGCAAGCTTCTCGTTGATTTTGTTGGTGGCACTCTTTTCGTTTTTTGGTGGCGGCAGCACCTCGATGCCACACCCCACCACGCGGCATACCGCCATGATCAATCTTAAGGGTGTGATTGCCAGTGATAGCAAGGCCAGTGCCGATGTCATGACGGCTTCACTTCGTGATGCATTTGAAAACAAACATGCGGCAGGAATCGTGCTGCGGGTCAACAGCCCTGGGGGTAGTCCGGTCCAATCCGGCATCGTATTTGATGAGATCCGCCGATTAAAAGCCATTCACAAAGACAAGCCTGTGATTGCGGTGGTGGAAGATGTCGCCGCATCGGGCGGCTATTACGTGGCTGCAGCAGCAGATTCCATTTATGTCGATAAGGCCAGCCTGGTTGGCTCAATAGGTGTGCGAATGGACGGCTTTGGCTTTACCGATGCCATGAAAAAACTTGGCGTGGAGCGCCGCTTGTTAACGGCAGGTGAGAACAAGGCATTGTTGGATCCTTTTCTTCCTGTGGATCCAAAACAAAAGGCTGCCGTGCAGTCGATGTTGGGCGAAGTCCATCAACAATTCATTACTGCGGTAAAGCAGGGCCGTGGGGATCGTTTGAAACCAAATCCCGACATGTTTACTGGCATGGTCTGGACGGGTGCGCGCAGTATTGAACTGGGCCTGACCGACGCATTTGGAACGGTCGACTCGGTGGCCCGAGATGTGATCAAGGCAGAAGAGGTGGTGGATTACACCCTGCAGCCTACACTGGCAGAACGATTGGCAGACCGTTTTGGTGCGGGTCTTGGCGATGCAGTTGCCAAGGCCATGCTGCGTTGGTCAATCTACTAA
- the fabG gene encoding 3-oxoacyl-ACP reductase FabG yields MTQTPSLETRVALVTGATRGIGQAIAQALGAQGHTVIGTATSEEGAAKISADLAAAGIKGEGRVLQVNDAAACDALLEDISAKFGGIGILVNNAGITRDNLAMRMKDEEWDAVIQTNLSAVFRLSRGVLRPMMKARWGRIVNITSVVGQSGNPGQVNYAAAKAGVAGMSRALAREVASRGITVNAVAPGFIDTDMTKALSEDQIKSLTAQIPAQRLGTPHDVAASVAFLCSEGASYITGITLSVNGGMVMS; encoded by the coding sequence ATGACACAGACCCCCTCTTTAGAAACCCGCGTGGCCCTGGTCACCGGTGCCACCCGTGGCATTGGCCAGGCGATTGCCCAGGCGCTGGGCGCCCAGGGCCATACCGTGATTGGCACGGCCACCTCGGAAGAGGGCGCCGCCAAGATCTCTGCTGACTTGGCTGCCGCCGGCATCAAGGGCGAGGGCCGGGTGCTGCAGGTCAACGATGCCGCTGCCTGCGATGCACTCTTAGAAGATATTTCCGCCAAGTTTGGTGGCATCGGCATTTTGGTCAATAACGCCGGTATCACCCGCGACAACCTGGCCATGCGTATGAAGGACGAAGAATGGGACGCGGTCATTCAAACCAATCTCTCGGCGGTGTTTCGGCTCTCCCGCGGCGTGCTGCGGCCCATGATGAAGGCCCGCTGGGGCCGGATCGTGAATATCACCTCGGTGGTGGGCCAGTCGGGCAACCCTGGGCAGGTGAACTATGCGGCGGCCAAGGCCGGCGTGGCCGGCATGAGCCGGGCGCTAGCCCGCGAGGTGGCTAGCCGTGGGATCACCGTCAATGCCGTGGCGCCGGGCTTTATTGACACCGACATGACCAAGGCCCTGTCAGAAGACCAGATCAAGAGCCTGACCGCACAAATTCCCGCCCAACGTCTTGGAACTCCCCACGATGTGGCGGCATCTGTCGCCTTTTTGTGCTCAGAGGGCGCTTCTTACATTACCGGAATTACCCTGTCGGTCAACGGCGGCATGGTGATGTCCTGA
- the rpoE gene encoding RNA polymerase sigma factor RpoE: MNQKEADAQLVERVQNGDQRAFELLVVKYERRVLRLISRLVRDPAEAEEVAQEAFIKAYRALPQFRGDSAFYTWLYRIAVNTAKNYLAAQGRRPRTISEFQGDEDGESFDVSDVVEDNNTPDAVLHSRQVAETVNKAIEALPEDLRTAITLREIEGLSYEEIAAAMDCPIGTVRSRIFRAREAIAQQLRPLLGTNEGKRW; encoded by the coding sequence ATCAATCAGAAAGAGGCCGACGCCCAGCTGGTCGAGCGGGTTCAAAACGGCGATCAGCGTGCCTTTGAGTTGCTGGTCGTCAAGTATGAACGCCGGGTCCTTCGGCTGATTTCCCGGCTGGTCCGAGACCCTGCCGAGGCCGAGGAAGTCGCCCAAGAGGCCTTTATCAAGGCTTACCGGGCCCTGCCCCAATTCCGTGGAGACAGTGCCTTTTACACCTGGCTCTACCGGATCGCCGTTAACACGGCAAAAAACTACCTCGCGGCCCAGGGCCGTCGGCCCCGGACCATCTCCGAGTTCCAAGGCGATGAGGACGGGGAATCTTTTGATGTTTCCGATGTCGTAGAGGACAACAACACGCCTGATGCGGTGCTTCACAGCCGCCAGGTGGCCGAAACCGTGAACAAGGCCATCGAGGCCCTGCCAGAGGACCTGCGTACAGCAATCACCCTGCGGGAAATTGAGGGCCTGAGCTACGAAGAGATTGCCGCAGCGATGGATTGCCCGATCGGTACGGTGCGGTCAAGAATCTTCCGTGCCCGTGAGGCCATCGCGCAGCAGCTGCGGCCGTTATTGGGAACGAATGAAGGAAAACGTTGGTAG
- a CDS encoding RseA family anti-sigma factor: MSQFEKLSSFMDGETEQSSASVSAAEILEDSESRQRWQDWHLIGDVMRSNSLATKSSVANKIAQQLEFEPIHFPRATAVKKPVARRPRLVYGSAIAAAIAFVAVIAVAPQMQQTGITGLIAGQFGGGAAMTAKLDQPATPVMLEDPRLRDLLDAHGSMSIRPVSAEVR, from the coding sequence ATGAGTCAGTTTGAAAAACTCTCCTCTTTTATGGACGGAGAAACAGAGCAGTCCAGTGCCAGTGTGTCGGCAGCAGAAATCCTGGAAGACTCTGAAAGCCGGCAGCGTTGGCAGGATTGGCATCTGATTGGTGATGTCATGCGCAGCAACTCCCTTGCAACCAAGTCTTCAGTGGCCAACAAAATAGCCCAGCAGTTGGAATTCGAACCCATTCATTTCCCGCGCGCCACTGCCGTGAAAAAACCAGTGGCTCGTCGGCCTCGGCTCGTCTACGGTTCGGCAATTGCTGCGGCGATTGCCTTTGTCGCGGTGATCGCGGTGGCCCCCCAGATGCAGCAGACGGGTATCACTGGGCTGATTGCGGGCCAATTTGGTGGCGGTGCCGCCATGACAGCCAAGCTTGATCAGCCGGCCACCCCCGTCATGCTCGAAGATCCGCGCCTGCGCGATCTTCTTGACGCGCATGGGTCCATGTCCATTCGCCCTGTTTCGGCCGAGGTTCGGTAA